One Rhododendron vialii isolate Sample 1 chromosome 2a, ASM3025357v1 genomic region harbors:
- the LOC131317139 gene encoding disease resistance protein RPM1-like: MDEYTICEIKERAERYGFSSLEHGSTSKTEEKQSDDPRVASLFIEEDEVVGIESTREELIHRLIIGELDRTITSLVGMGGCGKTTLAKTIFDNQKVFEHFDCQAWVSISQSYKMEDIFRKTIKLLCETRKECTPEGIDTMDPNSLIHIMREYLLKKRYLIVFDDVWSAGFWRIVNIALPKNKKGSQIIVTTRSEDVASFCKESSLDHVCKLAPLVEEEAWKLFCMKTFQREFSGSCPPEWEKVSRAIVRKCEGLPLAIVTIGALLSTKSKVVSEWQRFYNSLESELERNSHLTNIRQILRVLSKDRKEKRWKNVAEEHLIELVHRNLVQVSNTKLDGRIKRFQVHDVVREIILAKCEDLSFCQVLGEADPSWNNETRRWSMHMRNITNKDLETISSTKSRIRSVFLFSMGEIPKELLLGTLAGNFKLLRVLDFEDAPLDQLHEDVGNLLHLRYLSVKGTKVKIIAKSVGNVHNLQTLNLKDSQVSVLQIGILSRLRMMENNCISTLEGFRSLHLQILHGLNSLIIEDGGLPVLNQLRIGHCLQLKEVPSGIHNLRELKLLFIASMPIEFYDRMGPD; this comes from the exons ATGGACGAATAC ACTATTTGTGAGATCAAGGAAAGGGCTGAGAGGTATGGTTTTAGTTCCTTGGAACATGGGTCAACTAGTAAAACAGAAGAGAAGCAGAGTGACGACCCTCGTGTTGCATCTCTTTTCATTGAGGAAGATGAAGTTGTGGGCATTGAGTCCACCCGGGAGGAACTGATCCACAGGCTGATAATCGGAGAGTTAGACCGAACGATCACTTCACTAGTAGGTATGGGAGGATGTGGCAAGACCACTCTTGCCAAGACAATTTTTGACAACCAGAAAGTGTTTGAACACTTTGATTGCCAAGCTTGGGTATCAATCTCCCAATCATACAAGATGGAGGACATCTTTAGAAAAACGATAAAGCTGCTATGTGAGACAAGGAAGGAGTGTACACCTGAGGGAATCGACACGATGGACCCAAATTCTCTCATtcatattatgagagaatattTACTTAAGAAGAGGTATCTAATCGTGTTTGATGACGTATGGAGTGCAGGCTTTTGGAGAATAGTAAATATTGCTTtaccgaaaaacaaaaaaggaagtcaAATAATTGTCACTACACGCAGTGAAGATGTTGCTTCTTTTTGCAAGGAATCCTCATTGGATCATGTCTGTAAGCTGGCGCCCTTAGTTGAGGAGGAAGCTTGGAAGCTCTTTTGCATGAAAACGTTTCAACGGGAGTTCAGTGGTAGCTGTCCTCCCGAGTGGGAGAAAGTATCTCGTGCCATTGTTAGAAAATGTGAAGGATTACCACTTGCTATTGTGACGATCGGTGCTCTGTTGTCCACTAAAAGTAAGGTTGTATCCGAATGGCAAAGATTCTATAATAGCCTTGAATCCGAGTTAGAAAGGAATTCCCATCTCACAAACATCAGACAAATT CTGAGAGTTTTATCAAAGGACAGAAAGGAAAAACGCTGGAAGAATGTGGCAGAAGAACACTTGATTGAGCTCGTTCATAGAAACTTGGTTCAAGTTTCGAACACAAAACTGGATGGTAGAATTAAAAGATTTCAGGTCCATGATGTAGTCCGCGAGATCATCCTTGCAAAGTGTGAGGATTTGagtttttgccaagttttgggAGAAGCAGATCCAAGTTGGAACAATGAAACTCGAAGATGGTCAATGCATATGCGAAACATAACGAATAAGGATTTGGAAACCATTAGTAGTACCAAATCCAGAATCcgttctgtttttcttttctcgaTGGGGGAGATTCCAAAGGAGCTGTTATTGGGTACTCTAGCTGGGAATTTCAAACTTTTGAGAGTACTTGATTTTGAGGATGCTCCTCTTGATCAACTTCATGAAGACGTGGGCAATCTTCTTCATTTGCGATACTTAAGTGTCAAGGGGACAAAAGTGAAGATAATTGCGAAGTCCGTTGGAAATGTACACAACCTACAAACATTGAACTTGAAAGACTCGCAGGTGTCTGTGCTACAAATTGGGATCTTAAGCAGACTCC GTATGATGGAGAACAACTGTATTTCGACGTTGGAGGGTTTCAGAAGCTTACACCTCCAAATCCTACATGGTTTGAATTCGCTTATAATAGAGGATGGAGGATTGCCCGTTCTTAACCAGCTTCGGATCGGACATTGCCTACAACTGAAGGAGGTACCCTCCGGCATCCACAACCTCAGGGAACTCAAATTACTTTTTATTGCTTCTATGCCAATAGAGTTCTACGACAGAATGGGACCAGACTAA
- the LOC131316207 gene encoding disease resistance protein RPM1-like, with protein MALVAVSSAINSTLVPLLSGEVKLLRNIHREVASIKTELESIRSFLKDADSSSKLENERMKNWVKQVRELAYQIEDVMDEYILHLAENKKRRGFIGFLHKLARSIAKLGPQHDIASQIQVIKQTIREIKERAERYGFSSLEHGSTSKTEEKVYDDPRVASLFIEEDEVVGIESTREELIHRLLIGESNRTVPSLVGMGGCGKTTLAKTVFDNQKVFKHFDCQAWVSVSQSYKMEDIFRRMMKMLCETRKERAPKGIDTMDPNSLIHILREYLLKKRYLIVFDDVWSADFWRIVNIALPKNKKGSQIIVTTRSEDVASFCKESSSDHVCKLAPLVEEEAWKLFCMKTFQREFGGSCPPELEKVSRAIVRKCEGLPLAIVTIGVLLSTKSKVVSEWQRFYNSLGSELERNPHLTNITKIVLLSYHDLPCYLKPCFLYFSMIPEDYKITRGRLIRLWIAEGFIEGRKGKTLEEVAEEHLTELVHRSLVQVSSRKIDGRIQTCQVHDLVHEIILVKCEELSFSQIFGEAYASWNNDTRRCSMHKRNLTNKDLETISSPKSRIRSIFLFSMGEIPKEQLLATLARNFKLLKVLDLQDAPLDQLHEDVGNLLHLRYLSVKRTKVKIIPISIGNLHNLQTLNLEHSCVDVLQIGILSRLRKLRHLFVPWPGVKIQGGIGHLEELQTLHFVEANEDLIKELENLRQLRKLGIKNLKKEHGKGLCTAIEMMNHLQYLAVYMAIDGDGTLDLHSLSSVPESLQHLNLNGRLGTLPNWISRFDYLVSLILSGSGLTDAHAIKTLQALPNLMQLYFRDAYDGEQLCFDVGGFQKLKKFYLRNGKELNSVVIEGGGLPVLNELWIGHCPQLKEVPSGIRNLRELKSLFFWDMPTEFLDRMKPDKGQDYWIVEHIPKVLIVFTDGGTLFNQTKAKSIGLLQSIFFGRVDEGNQDFILLGNSKT; from the coding sequence ATGGCACTAGTTGCAGTAAGTTCTGCTATCAACAGTACTTTGGTGCCATTGTTGTCAGGTGAAGTGAAATTGTTGCGGAATATCCACAGAGAAGTTGCCAGTATCAAGACTGAATTAGAAAGCATAAGGTCATTCCTAAAAGATGCAGattcaagttcaaaattggaAAACGAAAGGATGAAAAATTGGGTGAAACAGGTAAGGGAATTGGCTTACCAGATTGAGGACGTCATGGACGAATACATACTTCACTTGGCAGAAAATAAGAAACGGCGTGGTTTCATTGGTTTCCTTCACAAACTCGCTCGCTCAATCGCTAAACTAGGGCCACAACATGATATCGCCTCTCAAATTCAAGTTATCAAACAGACTATTCGTGAGATCAAGGAAAGGGCTGAGAGGTATGGTTTTAGTTCGTTGGAACATGGGTCAACCAGTAAAACAGAAGAGAAAGTATATGATGACCCTCGTGTTGCGTCTCTTTTCATTGAGGAAGACGAAGTTGTGGGCATTGAGTCCACTAGGGAGGAACTGATCCACAGGCTGCTAATCGGAGAGTCAAATCGAACGGTGCCTTCACTAGTAGGTATGGGAGGATGTGGCAAGACCACTCTTGCCAAGACAGTTTTTGACAACCAGAAAGTGTTTAAACACTTCGATTGCCAAGCTTGGGTATCAGTTTCCCAATCATACAAGATGGAGGACATCTTTAGAAGGATGATGAAGATGCTATGTGAGACAAGAAAGGAACGTGCACCTAAGGGAATCGACACGATGGACCCAAATTCTCTCATTCATATTCTGAGAGAATATTTACTTAAGAAGAGGTATCTAATCGTGTTTGATGACGTATGGAGTGCAGACTTTTGGAGAATAGTAAATATTGCTTtaccgaaaaacaaaaaaggaagtcaAATAATTGTCACTACACGCAGTGAAGATGTTGCTTCTTTTTGCAAGGAATCCTCATCGGATCATGTCTGTAAGCTGGCGCCCTTAGTTGAGGAGGAAGCTTGGAAGCTCTTTTGCATGAAAACGTTCCAACGAGAATTTGGTGGTAGTTGTCCTCCCGAGTTGGAGAAAGTATCCCGTGCCATTGTTAGAAAGTGTGAGGGATTACCACTTGCTATTGTGACGATAGGAGTCCTATTGTCCACTAAAAGTAAGGTGGTATCCGAATGGCAAAGATTCTATAATAGCCTTGGATCCGAATTAGAAAGGAATCCCCATCTCACAAACATCACAAAAATTGTGCTCCTTAGTTACCATGATCTGCCTTGCTACCTCAAGCCATGTTTCTTGTACTTTAGCATGATACCAGAGGACTATAAAATCACCCGCGGAAGACTAATTCGATTGTGGATAGCTGAGGGTTTCATTGAAGGACGGAAAGGAAAAACGTTGGAAGAAGTTGCAGAAGAACACTTGACTGAGCTCGTTCATAGAAGCTTGGTTCAAGTTTCGTCGAGAAAAATAGATGGTAGAATTCAAACATGTCAGGTCCATGATTTAGTCCACGAGATCATCCTCGTAAAGTGTGAAGAGTTGAGTTTCAGCCAAATTTTTGGAGAAGCATATGCAAGTTGGAATAATGATACTCGACGATGCTCAATGCATAAGCGAAACTTAACTAATAAGGATTTGGAAACCATTAGTAGTCCCAAATCCAGAATCcgttctatttttcttttctcaatgGGGGAGATTCCAAAGGAACAGTTATTGGCTACTCTAGCTAGGAATTTTAAACTTTTGAAAGTACTAGATCTTCAGGATGCTCCTCTGGATCAACTTCATGAAGACGTGGGAAATCTTCTTCATTTGCGATACTTAAGTGTCAAGAGGACAAAAGTGAAGATAATTCCGATTTCCATTGGAAATCTACACAACCTacaaactttgaatttggaacacTCATGTGTGGATGTGCTACAAATTGGGATCTTAAGTAGACTCCGTAAGCTGCGGCATCTTTTTGTACCATGGCCAGGAGTGAAGATACAAGGAGGAATTGGGCATTTAGAAGAGTTGCAAACGTTGCATTTCGTGGAGGCAAACGAGGATTTAATCAAAGAGCTAGAAAATTTGAGGCAATTGAGGAAGTTGGGTATTAAGAACCTAAAAAAAGAACACGGGAAGGGTCTCTGTACCGCCATCGAGATGATGAATCACCTTCAATATTTGGCGGTTTATATGGCTATAGACGGCGACGGGACTCTAGATTTGCATTCTCTTTCTTCTGTCCCCGAATCTCTTCAGCATCTCAACTTGAATGGACGTTTAGGAACTTTGCCAAACTGGATATCACGATTTGATTATCTAGTTTCCCTTATTCTAAGTGGATCAGGGTTGACCGATGCTCATGCAATAAAAACTCTTCAAGCATTGCCAAATTTGATGCAGCTTTATTTCAGAGACGCGTATGATGGAGAACAATTGTGTTTTGACGTCGGAGGTTTTCAGAAGCTTAAGAAATTCTACCTCCGAAACGGAAAAGAATTGAATTCGGTTGTAATAGAGGGAGGAGGATTGCCCGTACTTAACGAGCTTTGGATCGGACATTGCCCACAACTGAAGGAGGTACCCTCCGGTATCCGCAACCTCAGAGAACTcaaatctcttttcttttgggatATGCCAACGGAGTTCTTAGACAGAATGAAACCAGACAAAGGCCAAGACTATTGGATTGTTGAGCATATACCTAAAGTCCTGATTGTATTCACGGATGGAGGAACATTATTCAACCAGACAAAGGCCAAGAGTATTGGTTTATTGCAGTCAATTTTCTTTGGACGGGTGGACGAAGGGAACCAAGATTTTATTCTCCTCGGGAATTCCAAGACATGA